One Osmerus eperlanus chromosome 16, fOsmEpe2.1, whole genome shotgun sequence DNA segment encodes these proteins:
- the LOC134036198 gene encoding RNA-binding protein MEX3B: MPSPLFHPEIMDHDMVISSQHNGVILPRETDQESREEDHQEALRFALDQLSLMALDKVDCGGGGGGLVDPLDGTQGPGSENCNGVSGGGYVDLQMLEHPGGSRDSPTSCSPSPEYYGSGGYHMAGPHSMLHGEQSSVLCNRKRSVNMTECVPVPSSEHVAEIVGRQGCKIKALRAKTNTYIKTPVRGEEPVFIVTGRREDVEMAKREIVSAAEHFSMIRASRCKAGGTGPGTAGSLPGPPHLPGQTTIQVRVPYRVVGLVVGPKGATIKRIQQQTHTYIVTPSREKDPVFEVTGMPENVDRAREEIETHITLRTGAFVDLQGDNDFHTNGTDVSLEGLGSLAGGLGAALWSRATNHHQAPPPPPPPPPPPLPLAMHHSSSSRKLSSSTSYHTHNGGLPSESYSATRRSTEGGSPTSPFSTGSSGAGGGGGFTFGADSTPGLPSSEELGFEFTASNIWAPFVNGGSGGKTSGSSQQQQPVRRNSSGLSGGAVTPRVSPTLPPDAGVGPLDHPLARRAQSDPLSTLSWLQSGGTGAGSFSGASSSSSGGSSTGYSSCSASSLPGGSPTDSEGGGSAGLGSSMLGRLKAAAVAGALAGVGPGVVNRDCFVCFESEVTAALVPCGHNLFCMDCAGQICQSSEPECPVCHTPATQCIRIFS, from the exons ATGCCTAGTCCTTTATTCCACCCCGAGATTATGGACCACGACATGGTAATCAGCAGTCAGCACAACGGGGTCATCTTGCCTCGGGAGACAGACCAAGAGTCCCGGGAAGAAGACCACCAAGAGGCGCTTCGCTTCGCCCTGGACCAACTGTCACTCATGGCCCTAGACAAGGTGGACTGTGGGGGCGGTGGAGGCGGACTAGTTGACCCGCTCGACGGGACTCAAGGACCGGGCTCGGAGAATTGCAACGGAGTGAGTGGTGGAGGTTATGTTGATCTCCAAATGTTGGAGCATCCCGGTGGCTCCCGGGActccccgacgtcctgctctcCATCTCCAGAGTATTACGGATCGGGTGGTTACCACATGGCTGGTCCACACTCTATGCTTCATGGGGAACAAAGCTCTGTCCTTTGCAACCGTAAGAGGAGTGTCAACATGACTGAATGCGTGCCTGTCCCAAGCTCGGAGCATGTTGCAGAAATAGTGGGTCGACAAG GTTGTAAGATCAAGGCCCTACGTGCCAAGACTAACACATACATAAAGACTCCTGTGAGGGGCGAGGAGCCAGTGTTCATTGTGACAGGTCGCAGGGAGGACGTAGAGATGGCCAAACGTGAGATAGTCTCTGCAGCTGAGCACTTCTCCATGATCCGGGCATCTCGTTGCAAGGCGGGGGGAACAGGGCCTGGCACAGCAGGCTCCCTTCCTGGACCTCCTCACCTGCCCGGACAGACCACCATCCAG GTGCGAGTGCCCTACAGAGTAGTGGGTTTGGTTGTGGGGCCCAAGGGCGCCACCATCAAGCGCATCcagcaacagacacacacctacattgTCACGCCGAGTCGAGAGAAGGACCCTGTGTTTGAGGTGACTGGGATGCCTGAGAACGTGGACCGCGCCCGCGAGGAGATCGAGACCCACATCACACTCCGAACGGGCGCCTTCGTGGACCTTCAGGGAGACAACGACTTCCACACCAACGGCACTGACGTAAGTCTCGAGGGCCTGGGTTCACTAGCGGGAGGCCTCGGAGCTGCTCTCTGGTCCCGTGCTACCAACCACCAccaggcccctcctcctccacctccccctccgcctcccccgcTGCCCCTGGCTATGCACCACTCCTCCAGCTCTAGGAagctgtcctcctccacctcctaccACACTCACAACGGTGGCCTGCCCTCCGAGAGCTACAGCGCCACCCGTAGGTCCACTGAGGGAGGCAGCCCCACTAGCCCTTTCAGCACAGGCTCAAGCGGcgccgggggaggagggggcttcACTTTCGGGGCGGACTCAACCCCTGGTCTGCCCTCCTCTGAAGAACTTGGGTTTGAGTTCACCGCATCCAATATCTGGGCACCGTTTGTCAACGGGGGAAGCGGAGGGAAGACGTCTggctcctcccagcagcagcagccagttCGCCGTAACAGCAGTGGTTTAAGCGGAGGCGCCGTCACCCCCCGTgtgtcccccaccctgcccccagaTGCTGGTGTGGGACCCCTGGATCACCCGCTGGCCCGCCGGGCCCAGAGCGACCCCCTCAGCACCCTCTCCTGGCTGCAGTCGGGCGGCACGGGGGCAGGTTCCTTTTCCGGGGCCTCCAGCTCCAGTTCAGGGGGCTCATCCACCGGCTACTCCTCCTGCTCAGCCTCTTCTCTGCCTGGGGGCTCCCCCACCGActcggagggagggggcagcgcGGGCTTGGGATCCAGCATGCTGGGCCGTCTGAAGGCAGCCGCTGTAGCAGGGGCCCTGGCGGGCGTGGGTCCTGGTGTTGTGAACAGGGATTGCTTTGTCTGCTTTGAGAGCGAGGTGACTGCAGCCCTGGTGCCTTGTGGCCACAACCTGTTCTGCATGGACTGTGCCGGGCAGATCTGTCAATCGTCTGAGCCCGAGTGCCCTGTCTGCCACACCCCTGCCACACAGTGCATCCGCATCTTCTCCTAA
- the LOC134036713 gene encoding methyl-CpG-binding domain protein 3-like, whose protein sequence is MERKSPPGKKFLSKPQISRCLGNTMDVHAIDPRAGRMLMTKVHRNRHKHRYDNNNHQMKIKPDLNTTLPVRQTASIFKQPVTKVTNHPNNKVKTDPHKAVDQPRQLFWERKLSGLSAFDIAEQLVKTMELPKGLQGVGPVCSDKTLLSAIASALHTSPTPVTGQLTAAVEKNPGVWLNTAQPLCKAFMVTDEDIRKQEDLVHNVRRRLEEALMADMLAHIEDANTLVEVEADTPKEEETEPVDKEDS, encoded by the exons ATGGAGAGGAAAAG TCCCCCTGGCAAGAAGTTTCTCAGCAAACCCCAGATTTCtcgttgcctgggcaacacaaTGGACGTGCATGCCATCGACCCCCGTGCTGGAAGGATGCTGATGACCAAAGTGCACCGAAATAGACACAAGCATCGTTATGACAATAACAACCATCAGATGAAG ATAAAGCCTGATCTGAACACAACACTACCAGTCCGACAGACGGCATCTATCTTTAAACAGCCTGTCACTAAGGTGACCAATCATCCGAACAATAAGGTGAAGACAGACCCCCACAAGGCTGTGGACCAACCAAGACAG CTGTTTTGGGAAAGGAAACTGAGTGGTCTAAGTGCGTTTGACATCGCGGAGCAGCTGGTAAAAACCATGGAACTGCCGAAGGGTCTTCAAG GTGTAGGCCCTGTGTGTTCAGACAAGACTCTGCTGTCTGCCATTGCCAGCGCCTTACACACCAGCCCAACCCCTGTCACCGGGCAGCTGACGGCAGCTGTGGAGAAGAACCCTGGAGTCTGGCTCAACACAGCTCAACCTCTCTGCAAGGCCTTTATGGTGACAGATGAGGATATTAG GAAGCAGGAGGACCTGGTGCACAATGTGAGGAGGAGGTTGGAAGAGGCCCTCATGGCAGACATGCTGGCTCACATAGAGGACGCTAACACACTTGTAGAGGTGGAAGCAGACACACCGAAGGAAGAGGAGACTGAGCCAGTGGACAAAGAGGACTCATAG
- the LOC134036222 gene encoding cytochrome b-c1 complex subunit 10-like codes for MLGKLVGQKYVSIVKTWLPTMALWGSVGGVALVHFTDWRLILDYVPYISGKFKKDE; via the exons ATGCTTGGGAAACTCGTCGGCCAGAAGTATGTGTCCATCGTCAAAACGTG GTTGCCGACCATGGCTTTGTGGGGTTCAGTTGGAGGAGTAGCATTGGTTCATTTCACAGATTGGAGGTTGATATTAGACTATGTGCCATACATCAGCGGCAAGTTCAAGAAGGACGAGTAA